The Candidatus Coatesbacteria bacterium genomic sequence TGACCCAGGCGGCCGGCAGGTAGTGCATCGCGCCCTTCGAGCCGACCAGGTCGGTGAAGACGATGGGCAGGAAGTGTTGCGCGCGTTGAACGCGTTGTTCGGCTGTTTCCATCGCATCGACCTCGGGTGGATCGAACTGTTGCCACGAGCATTACAGCTCGGCGACCATTATCCAGTTTACCAACCGCCCGCTGTTCATTCAACAACACCAGCCGTTTACTGTCATCACCGTTACCGGTATAATCAACCGGCCCTTACCAAGGCGAAAGCGAGGAGCAGTCATGGCCCGTCTGGGCGTCAACATCGATCACATCGCCACCCTGCGTCAGGCCCGCCGCACCTTCGAGCCCGATCCGGTCAACGCCGTGGGCGTCGTCGAACGTGCCGGGGCCTTCGGCATCGTCTGTCACCTGCGCGAAGACCGCCGCCACATCTCCGACCGCGACCTGCGCCTGATCCGCCGGGTCTGCGCCGTCCATCTGAACCTCGAGATGGCCGCCGAGCCGTCGATCGCGGCCCTGGCCCGCGAGGTGCGACCGGACGCCTGCACCCTGGTTCCCGAGCGTCGGCAGGAAGTAACCACGGAGGGCGGTCTCAACGTCGTCGGCAACTACGCCCAGTTGGCGGAGACGGTGAACGGGCTGGCGCCGATCC encodes the following:
- a CDS encoding pyridoxine 5'-phosphate synthase, whose translation is MARLGVNIDHIATLRQARRTFEPDPVNAVGVVERAGAFGIVCHLREDRRHISDRDLRLIRRVCAVHLNLEMAAEPSIAALAREVRPDACTLVPERRQEVTTEGGLNVVGNYAQLAETVNGLAPIRCSAFVDPEPEQIRAAQEAGFHAVELHTGEYANAADEPARRAELERLAAGARLADELGLYVAAGHGLTYFNVTPVVELGVFAEFNIGHSIISRAVFTGLDEAVREMVLLVG